The following is a genomic window from Rhinatrema bivittatum chromosome 12, aRhiBiv1.1, whole genome shotgun sequence.
TAATACAAACAGTCTCTGTGACTGGCTGGACTGAGGGAAATCCAACCTCCTGGCTGTTTTGCTTGCTAGAAGGTTAAAAGtgttcctaattttttttttttttttctggcattttGTTGTGTGCTCCAGCTGTAGTGCAGACATTTCGGGATCTCGTGTGGTTGTGTCCTCAGTGCACCGAGGCGATCTGCCACACTCTGCCTGGCTGTGAGGAAagcatccaagacagcgaggtaGGATATTCTTCTGGCTGTCTGAGGGCAGCTCtcccttcatagaaacatagaaatgacggcagaagaagaccaaatggcccatccagtctgcccagcaagcttccctcatttcttctcccatacttatctgtttctcttagctcttggttctaattcccttccacccccgccattaatgtagagagcggtggaggagctgcatccaagtgaaatatctagcttgattagttagaggtagtaggagtagtaaccgccgcaataagcaagctacacccatgcttatttgtttttacccagattatgttatacagcccttattggttgtttatcttctcccctgccgttgaaacagggagctatgctggatatgcgtgaggtatcagtttttttcttctcccctgccgttgaagcagagagctatgctggatatgcatcgaaagtgaagtatcaggcacatttggtttggggtagtaaccttcAGTCTCTTTCTATGTAGTGCACACAGCTCTGTCCCTGGTAGATTCATCCGCTTGCAGTGCCCCTACCTCCAGGGAGCTTCCGGTCTAAGCTTGAGCACAGAAAAGGTTACATGGCTGCTGAAGGTCACACAGTATATAGCTAGAGGGAATGCATTTAGCCCTGTAGCTTTCCACTCTCACTGCAACACTGCATTGCCACCGTTACCGCTTATCATTTCcatagcactactagacatacccAGCACTGCATGTCTGCATTTGCCAGCGTGGTTCATGGTGGCGCCCCCTTTGCTGAATCTGGACAGAGGCTATGAAACTTCTGAAACAGTTGCGGATCTGTCTGGGCCCTGCTCAATGCAAGCTGCTGTGGAACTGGCCTCATCTACTAATGGGCCTGGTTTACCTTACTATAAAGATTTGCCTCTTTCTTCCTCTGACATAAAACACCAATTGATGTACTGAGACCCTCCTTGCAGGAGGAGAAACATCAGCAGCTATCCTGAAGCAGCgtaataaaaatgtttctctgAAGTTGATTCCTCAGTGTTTTACTCAGCAGGCTGCTGCTAAATGGAAGTAAATTAGTTAGATGGGCCTTGCTGGCAGAGTCCGTTTCTGTCTTTGTGTACCGTCCTGCAGCTTCCTCTCCCCATCATAGGAGACCTGGGGATATTGGATTAAGTAAATCTTTGCTACGTTTCATTAACTGCTGGGacctcttctctttccttcctctcccctccccccattgctAGGGTAAGCAGGCACTGATTTGGCTGCTGGGAACCCACGGAGCGAGAGTCCCCAGTGCCCCTTACATTTTGGAGGACTTCGTAGAGAATGTGAAGACGGAGATGTCTGCGCTGGTGAAGCTGGAGCTGCTCGCGGCGCTGGCTCAGCTTTTTCTCGTTCGCCCAGCAGAATGTCAGGACATGCTCGGACGCCTCCTGCATTACTGCATAGGTAGGTGATGCTGCGGGACTCCGCTCTATCCGGAGCCAAGAGCGCTATTGTCTGCCTGGACTTTAGGATTAAATTACTGGCCTCAAGGTACAATAGTTAGTTCCCGCCCAAGAGGGTTTATGGTCTCTGTGAGAGGCTTAATGCCTGACAAGAAGGGGCTAGGACTGTTCCATTCAGGCCAGCAGAAGGAAGGCAGTGACGCGTAGAAATTGTGCTGTGACATGTTCCTCGgagcagggcttaggtgagggCAGGCCAGACATGAAGGGGTAGTGAATAGGTTATTCTAGCCTCATTCGGTCAGTCCCAGTACCCCCAGGTTTCAGAGATCACGGCTCCATCAGTCTGCAGCTTCCTTCACAAGCCCCTGAGAGCTGCTTGTCGGGTTCTGCATCCGCTCGAAGTGGATAAattgctgctgggcagactgactgGATTTTGTCTTTTACTGTGTTACTTCTGCAGTAATGGCCAATTTTTGCTTTCCTGGCACATAAAACCTGTTTCTCTAGAGGAATGTAGAGTCTGATTTGGTGAACCTGTGTGTTTTCTACATGAGAGCGTTGTATACAAACCATGCAAGTCAGTAGGGAtgtacttgtaaaccgatgtaagCAGGGGTGGGGAACATCTGctctggttgggttttcaggatgtccctaatCATGGTGCAAAGCGATCATTTGCATATTCATCATCATCGCTTTTCCACCAAAAAGAGTCTCTAGCGCATTCATATTCATAAACCCAGGCTGGCCTTTGAGGCCTGGAAGATGGTGAATTACTTCACTGTGTATTGTATTTTCCAGAGGAAGAGACTAACATGGCTGTCCGGGACCGAGGACTGTTCTATTACCGTCTCTTATTAGCTGGCATTGAAGAGGTGAAACGGGTCCTGGCTATCCCTAAATCAGACCCAACCTTGGGGGTTCTGGAGGATCGAGCAGAGCAAGCCATTGATGTGTGGGCATCCGACTTTAACACACTGGTGCCAGTGTACGGGAAAGAGCAGTGGGCTGTCCTCACGGCTCACTGGGTGGAGGGGGCTGTGTCCTCAGAAGCAGGTACGCTGCTCCTCCTCAGGCTTTCTTCTTCTACTACTGCAAAATGTGGTTTATTTCTTAGCCTCCATTCACCCCAATTCTTTTTTGCCCTCTGGAGAACAAATGACAGAAAGGGTTTGGGGTTTATGGGGTAGAAGCTGTCACAGGAGATACTTagcaaaaaaccaaaaatatatataaggatCTGTAAAGAGAGATTTCATATTTAAAATCTGTAGTGAGGAGCATCAGAACAGGAATAGCACAAGGAATAACAGAGGCAAAAACTTGAGAGTTCAGGAATCCTCTTTTCTCTTCATGTTACAAATTGAAGTCATCTCTTCTTTTCAAGATTAACTCTGCAAAACCAAAAGTATTTCCGAAATGGGTTGACCAAATTCAATCTCTACCCCCCAGTCCCTCCCTACTGAAGCAGCTGATTTGTCTTTTGGCTGCAGAGTTTTCCAAGCACTGAATTTGAGTGAAATCAAGCTTCTCGTGTATTTTTCAGTCCATCTGAAGTGAATTCAGAGTTAGTTATACTAACTAAGAGCTGGGTTTGTTTCTATCTTCTCTGCAGAGCCCCTGACTTCACAAGAGAGTAAGACGGTTCcccaaggtcagcctgaccctaGCCCTCTGACCTTAAAGTTGGATGGCCAGATGGAGCCAGAGCAGTTTGAGAAGCACTGGATGACGCTGCCTGCTGCTTGTGTGACGAGTACAGGCTGGCGAGGAGATGCCCAGCCTGATGCCCTGCAGACAGCATTACGAGCCGTTGGCATCCACACCATTGCAATGAGCAAGGCTGGTGCTCAGCCCTGGAAAGCCTATCTCTTTGCACAGAAGGGAGAGGACCAGCAGCTCTTTCTAGCAGAGCTGCTCCTGGCAGACCCCAAGGCAGTGCTGCATATCACGGTGAAACAAAgcgaggagcaggaagagaggcTGAGAAACTTTGTTGCCTTGTTAAAAAATGCTATTGAGGTATTTGTAGGTTTGAAGTCTTAACTGATTTAGCACAAATGCcagtttctttttacattttgagGAAGGTACTTTTGGAAGAGGcttaaaacaatataataatgtttgtatttttagacCACCTTTCCAAAGGAGGCTTTTACAGCATTATTTGCATTCAGGTACCATAAGTACCTGTTccaaagagcttataatctaagtaggtgcccaaggtcacaaagagtactggtggaggaagagagattTCAACCCTGGCTTATCTGGCTCTcggcccattgctctaaccactagcgcTGTGCATTTGTCACATTAATTTTGGCAAGTACAGGTCTACCTGGCCGACTGTCTAGTACCTGCACGAAAGGGAGAGAATGCGTGCATTTTTAATAACGAGATACACACATACTATCCATTGGCGCGGGTCTACTAGAAAGTTGGTGAGGTACATGTGACCTGGCTGAGagaggcagtggttctcaacaggtgtgagacaaggtcctgggaggtgttgGCACAGGGCCAGCAGGAGGCTGCAGTCTCCTTATCAGCCCAGCTGGGAGTCGGATGACTTCTCTTAGCTTGGGCCTGACAGGAggctcctctcacttccttctcctctttctggcccagtgggaggctgtttcctctttcatccagatcagagtgagacatTGCCAATTCCTGCTGTTCTGGGTCCAATGGGACACACTTTATATCTTCCTCCTTCTGAGTCTGGGCGCagtgctgctgctgatctcttcaccccGTGGAGGGTGGGGATGCTGAGCAGATAGAGGTGGGAGAGGgaatgtgggggctgctgagctaGAAGGGGTGGGGCAGCTGGACAGAGAGGGGGATGGGATGAAGGAGGTAGGGAGGGtcaagcaggagagagagggagttagagggaagaggatatggggggggggggtcaggaaagtTAGACAAGGATGTGCAAGTAGATGATTGAAAGGGacatgtcagttttgggaatgttcatttcttctctttgtactttgcttagtgtaggaggaaattaatttttgaggtttccatttcagcttttgtctccacatttgtaatttgtgatcttttattctgtttttggtgaaaGTTGGAACTGTGTGGGTGAGTGAGGCGAGgcattttactagtaggtagggatttgtatcagtcgtatttgttgtattttctcgtTCTCACGTAGGTCATGCACTGgtggtgcactgctgccttttcaaaaGTCGGGATACTGCTGTCTGAGTTCTTGAAGTTAGTAttgctatggtatggcaggtttgctacagcTGCTGAGTGTTTggttttgggtttctttttttttttttagcttttgaatatttacaatgcacctggtgcTAAGGgcatttgtgtttctgttactgagatagcaccagaatcagcaTCTCTCTTTAATAtagtgagttgtatggggaaatctctgcatccattgtttggggggggggggtgagttcctgtggatgcagagtatatttTTACATTCAACACTTGACCATCATGGGTTAAGTGTATCGTGCATATAAGAATTATCAGCCAGATGTGTTCcagtagaaaaaaggttgagaaccactgcactaggccATGCTTCCTCTCATCATACAGGTGCAGAGCTGCACACTCACATTTAACTTTTCATTATAGTTTTAGCTAGCGCTAGAAGCAAGGccttcatttgcttttttttcttccctggctTTTTCTTCCCTGGCTGCAGTAGCATAGTTTAAGAGAGAAAAGTGCAGGAAGTAAAGTAAGACacgggtatttatttatttatttatttgctaacAAAGGAAATTTGCCAAACAATGTATTTTATCACCAATTCAAAAAGATTAATTTACAAACCAGCATGTTTCTTCTTAGTTTATGAGAAGGTTGCCAGTCCCCACTGCTCATCACATAAAGCACAGTGGGAGTGGTTTCAACCGTGGTTTGTGGTtagaaagagagaaaagttcTTCCAACATTCCCCTCCCATGCGTCAGAAAGATTTTGTTGTACCCCTTATGTCTTTGATACgttttgcaaaataaaataactcatgGTGCTGGCTgctgtttatttatattctacctttctgATACATTGTACAGTTCTGTGCCCCTATAGGActaaaataaaggttaaaaataaaaagaagaggtCAAGAGAGGATGATTCCTTTTTTGTTGAACTCAGGGCCGGTGCAGTGAGCAAACCTTCAGTCGTGCACGTCCCTCCCAAAATTGGCTTttggcggcagctccagcacatTGCTTCTTCcgttggtggcagtggctccagtacAGTGCTCCTGGCTTTGTCCCATCCCTCTGGCCCTTGGGCGGGGTGGATTTTGCCAACCCAAAATTTGGGTGCGCTAGGTAATCACCCAGTTTGCCTACtagaagcaccggccctgcttggaCTATCGTATAGGATTGAATGGTGCCCTTAGGTTATGCCTTGTTTTATGAATCTCCATTCTCTGGATATGTTGCTGATTATTACATTGGTGAGGCTGTGCCCTGCTGCCATTCCAGGGTAAAAGACATGGGGTGATGTGGAGGAAAATCGTGTACAAAGCGGGCCCCCCACCCTGGGCTTCAGAGccaggacttggggggggggggggtgtcttccaGAGCGGTTGAGGAAATTGTTTGTCTGCTACCGCGTTCACTTTGATATCACCTTTACCCCCAAACTACATCAGTCAGGGAGGTTTCAATGCTCTTGTATGCACCTTCTCTCCATGTCAAGCAGCGTTGCCAGTTTGCATGAAGGAATaagcaatttttcaaaaaaaaaaaaaaaaaaaagcccaaaacacatgaaattgaaacaccaatgtCTGTGTGATGATAACATTTATTGTGGGCATCTGTTTAGTGGAAATTTGCCAGGAGGGTTCCGAGAGGCACTGCTAGGCCTTGAGGCCCTCTCTGAAATTGTCTCACACTTTATTTTTTCTGGTATCTATCTCTTTGTAGTTTTAGACATCACAATAAAGAGTTATAAAAGATACAGGTCTTCAAGGTTAGCTAGTGTTCCCAGGACACTTAGGAATGTTAGTGTaagcaaatgtttcttttcacCTTGTGATCCTAAATCAAAGGATTGTTGTACTAATCACTAGGGCAAAATTGTATTTAAGTCCAGTCAATGGGATATCTGATTAAGTCTCTCAAACttaggagctgacttccttatgggcataagaaataaaggcttttgaTCATGAGAAACACACTGTCACTACTGTCCTTGGTAAACTTTTACATTGCATCTGTGAGTCGCATAGATGACAAAAGAGCTTAACTTTTTGCATGGtgcagaaggtctgcatgatgtgcacgaaTATCACACTTACaaacgggccgatatagtaaaaacgcgggagagcgggccaatgcctgctctcccagcgcacgcacaggccactctcctgtgcacgtgattcagtaacttaatttatttaaattaggcgtggcggtaaaaagaggtgctagtgatagtagtgcgtccctagtgcctcttttttgacggaagtggcggctgtcagcaggtttgaaagccgacgctcaattttgctggcgtctgttctcgagcccactgacagccacgggctcagaggccggcaaaattaagcatctggttttcgacccaacagctgtgggcccattttaaattttttttatttatttttttttttactttcgggacctcagactgattttctgtgcactttcctggtgccctgagaaattagcacctaccttttgggtagacaatttctgaaagcaaaatgtgcggcttggctgcacattttgctttgaatcgcgtgggaatacctaatagggccatcaacatgcatttgcctgttgatggccctattaggttcggggggggggggggggggggggggtttgatcgcactactaccccttactgaataaggggtaaagctactgtcggcgcgcactgtactgtatcggcccgaaaacTTGTACATAGCCTTACTCTCATTGCTGACAACAGACTGACtccatgcttttagttcacgTTCCTCTTCCCACACTTTTAGTTCCTTCCTTCAGCTATAGTAGATCAAATCCACTTAGTAGTTTAGCAGCCAATAACTCAAACAGTAGGTATGGACAGGCTTTCTtacaaaggtgatctgctgcagggagaagaaatgagaaaaaaaattagataAAATTAAGTGGTGTAGAACAACGTAAAAAAAACACGAACCCCACAcattgattcccccccccccgagcacatctctggcccctaaacactcatttccccctccccattctctACAAACACATCTTCAATCCCCTCACgctcattctcccctcccaacCTACTgattcctcccctcctgctacCTGGTTGTAGCCGCTGGCTACCAGCGACCTTTCACGTCTACAGCTGCACAGAAGGTTCTTGGTCACTCGCCACGCTTGTTGCTTGCGGTACTGCCAGGCCGGGTCTGCCCATGGGCTTCAGTTGGTTTACTGCTGCAATAGGATAgagtgcgcctgctatggacagacCTTACCGgcaacagcagccaatcactgcactatcagagcacaagtcccgcccaccaagcccaaaaCAACGCGATTGGCAGTAAAAATCGCCCAATTACAGGCAACCCGCGAAtgactagaaaaaaaacaaacccccaatcTCGCgggaaataagcgaggttggcaacactgtaGCATGCGCGATGATCACTTCCGGAATCCGGACCCGAGTGGCGCCAAGACTCGCGCGAGACTTTA
Proteins encoded in this region:
- the AP4B1 gene encoding AP-4 complex subunit beta-1 isoform X2 produces the protein MPGLHEYIQQPIVNGLRDKASYVRRVAVLGAAKMYAQQGDLEVDGALVNELYSLLRDPDPIVMVNCLRALEEILQKEGGVVVNKPIAHHLLNRMADLDQWGQSEVLTFLLRYKPRSEEEVFDILNLLDGFLTSSNPGVVLGATKLFLILARGFPLVQADVLGRVKGPLLAICTAESRELCFTALCHVREILRSLPGHFSTHYKKFFCSYSEPHYIKCRKMEILCQLVNDENVQPVLEELRGYCTDVSAELAQAAISAIGRIARTYSEKCMLILTELLDLKQEHITSAVVQTFRDLVWLCPQCTEAICHTLPGCEESIQDSEGKQALIWLLGTHGARVPSAPYILEDFVENVKTEMSALVKLELLAALAQLFLVRPAECQDMLGRLLHYCIEEETNMAVRDRGLFYYRLLLAGIEEVKRVLAIPKSDPTLGVLEDRAEQAIDVWASDFNTLVPVYGKEQWAVLTAHWVEGAVSSEAEPLTSQESKTVPQGQPDPSPLTLKLDGQMEPEQFEKHWMTLPAACVTSTGWRGDAQPDALQTALRAVGIHTIAMSKAGAQPWKAYLFAQKGEDQQLFLAELLLADPKAVLHITVKQSEEQEERLRNFVALLKNAIEVFVGLKS